The Pan paniscus chromosome 1, NHGRI_mPanPan1-v2.0_pri, whole genome shotgun sequence genome has a segment encoding these proteins:
- the PMVK gene encoding phosphomevalonate kinase isoform X3 — MSVLSSGSLVHSRSSMLRKIVEGISQPIWLVSDTRRVSDIQWFREAYGAVTQTVRVVALEQSRQQRGWVFTPGVDDAESECGLDNFGDFDWVIENHGVEQHLEEQLENLIEFIRSRL; from the exons ATGTCTGTGCTGTCCTCCGGCTCTCTGGTCCACTCAAGGAGCAGTATGCTCAG GAAGATTGTGGAGGGCATCTCCCAGCCCATCTGG CTGGTGAGTGACACACGGAGAGTGTCTGACATCCAGTGGTTTCGGGAGGCCTACGGGGCCGTGACGCAGACGGTCCGCGTTGTAGCGTTGGAGCAGAGCCGACAGCAGCGGGGCTGGGTGTTCACGCCAG GGGTGGACGACGCTGAGTCAGAATGTGGCCTGGACAACTTTGGGGACTTTGACTGGGTCATCGAGAACCATGGAGTTGAACAGCACCTGGAGGAGCAGTTGGAGAACCTGATAGAATTTATCCGCTCCAGACTTTAG
- the PMVK gene encoding phosphomevalonate kinase isoform X1, translated as MIRWGEEKRQADPGFFCRKIVEGISQPIWLVSDTRRVSDIQWFREAYGAVTQTVRVVALEQSRQQRGWVFTPGVDDAESECGLDNFGDFDWVIENHGVEQHLEEQLENLIEFIRSRL; from the exons ATGATCCGCTGGGGAGAGGAGAAACGCCAGGCTGACCCAGGCTTCTTTTGCAGGAAGATTGTGGAGGGCATCTCCCAGCCCATCTGG CTGGTGAGTGACACACGGAGAGTGTCTGACATCCAGTGGTTTCGGGAGGCCTACGGGGCCGTGACGCAGACGGTCCGCGTTGTAGCGTTGGAGCAGAGCCGACAGCAGCGGGGCTGGGTGTTCACGCCAG GGGTGGACGACGCTGAGTCAGAATGTGGCCTGGACAACTTTGGGGACTTTGACTGGGTCATCGAGAACCATGGAGTTGAACAGCACCTGGAGGAGCAGTTGGAGAACCTGATAGAATTTATCCGCTCCAGACTTTAG